In one Arenibacter antarcticus genomic region, the following are encoded:
- a CDS encoding N-acetylglucosamine kinase has product MILIVDSGATKSDWIALDEKGDQLFMTQTLGLSPEVLTRPVIEDRLADNFELSKNRERVSHLYFYGAGCGTDRMRNFLGEIFKEFFPNAKAEVKEDTYAAIYATTKVGHHGIVCILGTGSNCSYYDGEILHQKVASLGYIPMDDGSGNFFGRKLIRDYYFNKMPKDLATKFEKEYNLDADVIKENLYKQPNPNTYLATFARFIVENKNHPYSRGVIDKGFQQFVNNYIMQFELATKVPVSFVGSIAHYLRDELTAVIERNDLVLGVIRQRPIEGLVEFHRAAI; this is encoded by the coding sequence ATGATATTGATAGTTGATAGTGGCGCTACAAAATCCGATTGGATTGCTTTGGATGAAAAAGGAGACCAGTTGTTCATGACACAAACCCTTGGACTTAGCCCAGAGGTATTGACAAGACCTGTTATTGAAGATCGTTTGGCCGATAATTTTGAACTTTCCAAGAATAGGGAAAGAGTTTCGCATTTGTATTTTTACGGTGCAGGCTGTGGTACCGATAGGATGAGAAATTTCTTGGGCGAAATCTTTAAAGAATTTTTTCCCAATGCGAAAGCGGAGGTTAAAGAAGATACTTATGCTGCTATTTATGCAACCACAAAAGTGGGGCATCACGGCATAGTATGTATTTTGGGTACAGGATCTAATTGTAGCTATTATGATGGTGAAATATTACATCAAAAAGTTGCTTCCTTAGGGTATATTCCGATGGATGATGGTAGTGGTAACTTTTTCGGTAGAAAATTGATCCGTGATTATTACTTTAATAAAATGCCAAAGGATTTGGCTACCAAGTTTGAAAAGGAGTACAATCTTGATGCAGATGTTATTAAGGAAAACCTGTACAAACAGCCCAATCCAAATACCTATCTAGCTACCTTTGCAAGGTTTATTGTGGAAAATAAAAACCACCCCTACAGTAGAGGGGTGATCGATAAAGGCTTTCAGCAATTTGTAAACAATTACATCATGCAATTTGAATTGGCCACCAAGGTTCCAGTTAGTTTTGTTGGCAGTATTGCGCATTATCTACGCGATGAGTTGACTGCGGTAATCGAAAGAAACGATCTGGTACTAGGGGTTATTAGACAAAGACCTATAGAAGGACTTGTTGAATTTCATAGGGCTGCTATTTAA
- the pfkA gene encoding 6-phosphofructokinase, with product MGSTIKKIGVFTSGGDSPGMNAAIRAVVRTCAYLKIECVGIYRGFEGMMEGDFKVMDARSVNNIINKGGTILKSARCLPFRTKEGRQLAYDQLTAAGIDAFVVIGGDGSFTGALTFNKEFNFPVIGIPGTIDNDIFGTTYTLGFDTALNTAVECIDKIRDTASSHNRLFFVEVMGRDVGHIALNAGVGAGAEEILIPEENLGLERLLESLKRSKLSGKSSSIVVVAEGDKTGKNVFELKEYVEEHLPIYDVRVSVLGHMQRGGSPSCFDRVLASRMGVKAVEALLEGKTNLMVGIQDNTITLTPISKAIKGHTKIDKELLRVSEIMTT from the coding sequence ATGGGTTCAACAATAAAAAAAATAGGTGTTTTTACATCAGGAGGGGATTCCCCGGGGATGAACGCTGCTATAAGGGCAGTAGTTCGGACATGTGCGTATTTAAAGATAGAATGTGTTGGAATCTATAGAGGATTCGAAGGCATGATGGAAGGTGATTTTAAGGTCATGGATGCGCGTAGTGTAAATAATATAATCAATAAAGGAGGGACTATACTTAAATCGGCTCGTTGCTTGCCATTTAGGACAAAAGAAGGACGTCAACTAGCCTATGATCAACTAACGGCAGCTGGGATAGATGCTTTTGTGGTAATTGGTGGTGATGGTAGTTTTACAGGAGCCTTAACCTTTAATAAGGAATTTAACTTTCCTGTTATCGGTATACCAGGAACTATAGACAACGATATCTTTGGTACTACCTATACGTTGGGTTTTGACACTGCTTTAAATACGGCTGTGGAGTGTATAGATAAGATTAGGGATACCGCAAGTTCCCATAACAGACTCTTTTTTGTAGAGGTTATGGGTAGGGACGTTGGTCATATCGCATTAAACGCTGGCGTTGGAGCCGGAGCCGAGGAAATTTTGATCCCAGAAGAGAATCTTGGATTAGAAAGGTTATTGGAATCGCTGAAACGCAGTAAACTATCTGGAAAATCGTCTAGCATCGTGGTGGTGGCCGAAGGGGATAAGACGGGGAAAAACGTATTTGAACTTAAAGAATACGTGGAAGAACATTTACCTATCTACGATGTGCGTGTATCGGTACTGGGACATATGCAACGCGGTGGGTCACCATCCTGTTTCGACCGTGTTTTGGCAAGTAGAATGGGAGTAAAGGCAGTAGAAGCTTTATTGGAAGGAAAGACCAACCTTATGGTAGGTATTCAGGACAATACAATTACCTTAACACCGATCAGTAAGGCAATTAAAGGACATACTAAGATTGATAAAGAGCTCTTAAGGGTTTCGGAAATCATGACAACATAA
- a CDS encoding RidA family protein — MKTIINTTNAPAPIGPYNQAVLTGNTLYISGQIPLDPKTGELVAGDIKKETQQSMENLKAILTEARMTFENVVKSSIFVKDMHQFSLINEVYGAYFNAETAPARETVEVANLPKFVNVEISMIAIK, encoded by the coding sequence ATGAAAACAATTATCAACACCACAAACGCTCCAGCGCCTATAGGCCCGTACAATCAGGCTGTATTGACAGGGAACACCTTGTACATTTCTGGACAGATACCCCTAGACCCAAAGACCGGGGAATTGGTTGCGGGCGACATAAAAAAGGAAACGCAACAATCCATGGAAAACTTAAAAGCCATTCTTACCGAGGCAAGAATGACTTTTGAAAATGTTGTTAAATCGTCGATATTCGTAAAAGACATGCATCAGTTCTCACTGATAAATGAGGTTTACGGAGCTTATTTTAATGCTGAAACAGCCCCAGCTAGGGAAACTGTAGAAGTAGCCAACCTCCCTAAATTTGTGAATGTTGAAATTTCTATGATCGCTATTAAATAG
- a CDS encoding translocation/assembly module TamB domain-containing protein, whose amino-acid sequence MYKGKTLSPIKKLRKILVRVFLVLLLICVLGSLMLSLPIVQTGFARYAAAAINNQFGTNISINRLRVSLITWNTSLNGIYIEDYKKDTLFYVDHLRTSILNMGNLVNGKLEFGDIDMRGLNFKLKTYKGDSITNLEVFIDKLDDKKPREPGSPPFFLSSSDVEITESHFKLIDENRETTEMLNFRGLNISAAKFNIIGPEVVSSINAMSFKSDRGIIVEKLNTQFRYTKEQMRFDSLGIKTPQSQLIGNVVFNYRREDFADFINKVNIEAEFVESTVALNEINLLYDQFGSDKTVLFSTKASGVLNDLNTTDMFLNMEETGIRGDFNFKNLFNPDGNFSLAADMKNVTSSYYELRALLPNILGDVLPSSIEKLGQFTIRGDAIITQSSIKTKANINTLIGSSYVDLELTDINRIDNASYKGFIALMDFDLGNLIESDEVGVTNLDFNVEGKGFVRENLNTEVIGEVYSLYFNGYNYQNLKVSGILKEQLFDGFLLSNDENVKFTFKGLADFAENRNNFNFIASVDYADLKKLNFIKDSVAIFKGDITMDISGNSLDNIVGDLNFSKTNYQNINDTYYFDDFKISSTFENDTTRIIDINSPDIITGYLKGNFKVKELGQLVQNSLGSIYTNYKPHKISKNQRLAFNFKIYNKIVDVFFPQVKFDPNTFIRGNIVADEGDFKLNFKSPSIMAYGNELDSIDVKIDNKNPLFNTYISVGDMSTAYYDVKDFNLINTTLKDTLFFRTEFRGGSNFNDSYNLNFYHTFNKEKKSVIGLKTSDINFKGNKWILNKEGNSKNKVILNNTLDSIVIQEIVMNHNDNEQIRLRGQLADSTFKDVELQFSAVSLEKITPEIDSLKLKGVVNGTLNLLQKDNIYLPSSNLMISKLGINNIPLGNLSIGIVGNKDLTSFVVNSTLIENGKERLSVVGNIIDKVDEEPQANLIVDFNDFNLEPFSPLGEGVITNIRGLIRGSAQLKGPLSNPTMSGLLSLDKAGLAVPYLNVDYSFAPYSKVMLSEHTFNFQKVKLTDIAMKTNATLDGTITHDFFRDWSLDLNVDTNDNRFLILNTPFKEEVLYYGTGYLNGKGRIFGLTNALTIEVDGETARGTTLKIPISDVASVGDFSFINFVSKKQEGVDTPQRVLKEVEGLELAFNLDVTPDAEVEIVLDTKTGSSLKGTGVGILFIEINTNGKFNMYGDFVVVTGEFHYKFGGIIDKSFRVKPGGNITWEREPLAAQLNMEAIYSLNANPAPLLDNPGYTRRIPTDVVVHLTGELESPVVDWRIDFPGTNSIIKSELEYRLQDPTIAERNAIFLLAQGSFVNEQTGINQQAVTGNLLQSASGLLNSVLAGDNDKLNLGLSYEQGILDRSTDIQTENRIGVTLSTQISDRILLNGRVGVPVGGVSETVVAGDVEVQILLNEEGTLSAKIFNRENEIQQFLADRQGYTQGVGLSYQVDFESFKALLLKILGK is encoded by the coding sequence ATGTACAAAGGTAAAACATTAAGCCCTATCAAAAAATTAAGAAAAATTCTGGTCAGAGTATTTTTGGTACTCCTTCTTATTTGCGTCTTGGGTAGTTTAATGCTCTCCTTGCCCATTGTTCAGACCGGTTTTGCCAGGTATGCTGCTGCGGCAATAAATAACCAGTTTGGGACCAATATTAGCATAAATCGCTTACGAGTATCGCTAATTACGTGGAATACTTCCCTCAATGGGATCTATATAGAGGATTATAAAAAGGATACCTTGTTCTACGTAGATCATTTAAGAACCTCCATTCTAAACATGGGCAATCTGGTTAATGGAAAATTGGAGTTCGGGGATATTGATATGAGGGGGTTGAATTTTAAACTTAAAACATATAAGGGGGACAGCATCACCAATTTAGAAGTCTTTATTGATAAGTTGGATGATAAGAAACCTAGGGAACCGGGGTCTCCACCGTTCTTCCTTTCCTCCTCCGATGTGGAAATAACCGAAAGCCATTTTAAACTTATAGATGAGAATAGGGAGACTACCGAAATGTTGAATTTTAGGGGGCTGAATATTTCTGCTGCTAAATTTAACATTATAGGCCCAGAAGTGGTTTCCAGTATCAATGCAATGTCCTTTAAAAGTGATAGGGGGATCATAGTAGAAAAATTAAATACCCAATTTAGATATACCAAAGAGCAAATGCGGTTTGATTCCCTTGGAATAAAAACCCCTCAATCCCAATTAATAGGGAATGTAGTGTTTAATTACCGCCGTGAAGATTTTGCCGATTTTATCAACAAGGTGAATATAGAGGCCGAATTTGTGGAATCTACCGTTGCCTTAAATGAAATTAACCTCCTCTATGATCAATTTGGAAGTGATAAAACCGTGCTCTTTTCCACCAAGGCGAGCGGTGTTCTAAACGATTTAAATACCACGGATATGTTCCTCAATATGGAGGAAACCGGAATTCGGGGCGATTTTAATTTTAAAAATCTATTTAATCCAGACGGCAACTTCTCCCTTGCCGCGGATATGAAAAATGTCACCTCCAGTTATTACGAACTTAGGGCATTGTTGCCTAATATTCTAGGGGATGTGCTGCCTTCGTCTATAGAGAAACTGGGGCAGTTTACCATTCGTGGAGATGCAATTATCACTCAATCTTCTATAAAGACCAAGGCTAATATTAACACCCTGATTGGAAGTAGCTACGTGGATCTAGAGTTGACAGATATTAACCGAATAGATAATGCGTCCTACAAAGGTTTTATTGCATTGATGGATTTTGATCTTGGGAATTTAATTGAAAGTGATGAAGTAGGTGTGACCAATCTAGATTTTAATGTAGAGGGCAAGGGGTTTGTTCGAGAAAATTTGAATACCGAAGTGATCGGAGAGGTATATTCCCTGTATTTTAATGGATACAATTATCAGAATTTAAAGGTATCGGGAATATTAAAGGAACAGCTTTTTGACGGTTTTCTGTTGAGTAACGATGAGAATGTTAAATTCACCTTTAAAGGATTGGCAGACTTTGCGGAAAACAGGAATAATTTCAACTTTATTGCCTCTGTAGATTATGCAGATCTTAAAAAACTGAATTTCATAAAAGATAGTGTCGCTATTTTTAAGGGGGATATTACAATGGATATTTCAGGTAACTCTTTGGATAATATTGTGGGGGACCTTAATTTTAGTAAAACAAACTACCAAAATATAAATGACACCTATTATTTTGATGATTTTAAAATATCCTCAACTTTCGAAAATGACACCACTAGAATTATAGATATAAATTCTCCCGATATTATTACTGGGTATCTCAAAGGGAATTTTAAAGTAAAGGAGTTGGGGCAGTTGGTTCAAAATTCTCTCGGGAGTATCTATACCAACTATAAGCCGCATAAAATATCCAAAAACCAACGACTGGCCTTTAACTTTAAAATATATAACAAAATAGTGGACGTGTTTTTTCCACAGGTAAAGTTTGATCCAAACACCTTTATTAGGGGGAATATTGTTGCTGATGAAGGCGATTTTAAACTAAACTTTAAGTCTCCCAGTATAATGGCCTATGGCAATGAACTAGATAGTATAGATGTTAAAATTGATAATAAAAACCCCTTGTTTAATACCTATATTTCCGTAGGGGATATGTCCACGGCCTATTATGATGTTAAAGATTTCAATTTAATAAATACCACTCTAAAGGATACCTTATTCTTTAGAACCGAATTTAGGGGAGGCAGTAATTTTAACGACAGTTATAATTTAAACTTCTACCATACATTTAATAAGGAGAAGAAATCTGTTATAGGACTTAAAACCTCTGATATTAATTTTAAGGGCAATAAATGGATATTAAACAAAGAAGGTAATAGTAAAAATAAAGTGATTCTCAATAACACATTGGATAGTATCGTCATTCAAGAGATAGTGATGAATCACAATGACAATGAACAGATAAGGCTTAGGGGGCAACTTGCAGATTCTACTTTTAAAGACGTTGAGCTCCAGTTCAGTGCGGTATCCCTAGAAAAGATTACCCCAGAGATAGATAGTCTTAAATTAAAGGGAGTGGTCAATGGAACTTTAAACCTCCTTCAAAAAGACAATATATATTTACCCTCCTCCAATTTAATGATATCTAAATTAGGAATTAATAATATTCCTTTAGGAAATCTAAGTATTGGAATAGTCGGTAACAAGGACTTAACGAGCTTTGTGGTAAACTCTACTTTGATAGAAAATGGGAAAGAGAGGTTAAGTGTGGTGGGGAATATCATTGATAAGGTAGATGAGGAGCCTCAAGCAAATCTAATAGTAGATTTTAACGACTTTAACCTGGAGCCTTTTAGTCCGCTGGGAGAAGGGGTTATTACAAACATCAGGGGGCTGATAAGGGGAAGCGCGCAATTAAAAGGTCCTTTGAGTAACCCTACCATGAGCGGTTTGTTGAGTTTGGATAAGGCGGGACTAGCAGTGCCGTATTTAAACGTCGATTACAGTTTCGCACCCTATTCAAAAGTCATGTTGTCCGAGCATACCTTTAACTTTCAAAAGGTAAAATTAACAGATATCGCCATGAAGACCAATGCCACCTTGGACGGTACTATTACCCATGATTTCTTTAGGGACTGGAGTCTGGACCTGAATGTAGATACGAACGATAACCGATTTTTAATATTGAATACCCCGTTTAAGGAAGAAGTGCTCTATTATGGAACGGGTTATTTAAATGGGAAGGGGAGAATTTTTGGTCTAACCAATGCGCTGACCATTGAGGTAGATGGGGAGACTGCAAGGGGTACCACCCTAAAAATCCCTATTAGCGATGTAGCCAGTGTGGGCGATTTTTCCTTTATTAATTTTGTAAGTAAAAAACAGGAAGGAGTAGATACTCCGCAACGTGTGCTAAAAGAAGTGGAGGGTCTAGAGTTGGCATTTAACTTGGATGTTACGCCCGATGCGGAGGTAGAGATAGTGTTAGACACTAAGACCGGAAGCTCCCTAAAGGGTACTGGGGTTGGGATTTTGTTTATTGAAATTAACACCAACGGCAAGTTTAATATGTACGGGGATTTTGTGGTAGTAACAGGTGAATTCCATTATAAATTTGGGGGTATTATTGATAAATCTTTTAGGGTGAAACCTGGAGGAAATATTACTTGGGAAAGAGAGCCTCTAGCAGCGCAATTAAACATGGAGGCCATATACTCCCTAAATGCCAATCCCGCTCCCTTGTTAGACAACCCAGGCTACACCAGACGTATACCTACAGATGTTGTGGTTCATCTGACAGGGGAATTGGAAAGCCCCGTCGTAGATTGGAGAATAGACTTTCCTGGAACCAATTCCATAATAAAATCGGAATTGGAGTACAGATTGCAAGATCCCACCATAGCCGAACGAAACGCAATATTTTTATTGGCGCAAGGTTCGTTTGTAAATGAACAGACAGGAATTAATCAGCAAGCAGTGACCGGTAACCTCTTGCAGTCGGCCTCGGGATTGTTGAATTCCGTTTTGGCGGGAGATAATGACAAACTAAACCTTGGGCTATCCTACGAACAGGGAATATTGGATAGAAGTACTGATATTCAGACCGAAAATAGGATTGGAGTAACCTTGTCGACTCAAATAAGCGATAGGATTTTGCTGAACGGTAGGGTAGGGGTTCCTGTAGGTGGAGTGTCCGAAACAGTGGTTGCTGGGGATGTTGAGGTGCAGATTCTTTTGAATGAGGAGGGGACTCTTAGTGCCAAAATATTCAATAGGGAAAATGAAATCCAACAATTTTTGGCGGATCGTCAGGGATATACTCAGGGAGTTGGGCTTTCCTATCAGGTAGATTTTGAAAGCTTTAAAGCCTTGTTGTTGAAGATTTTAGGGAAATAA
- the tsaD gene encoding tRNA (adenosine(37)-N6)-threonylcarbamoyltransferase complex transferase subunit TsaD: MENKTIYILAIESSCDDTSAAVMCNNKTLSNIVATQKIHEEYGGVVPELASRAHQQNIVPVVHQALAKANIDKKQLSAIAFTRGPGLMGSLLVGTSFAKSLALGLNIPLIEVNHMQAHILSHFIEEDNYKTPSFPFLALTISGGHTQIVLVKNYFDMEVLGESLDDAVGEAYDKSAKILGLPYPGGPLVDQYAQLGNAKAFPFPKPKVDGLNFSFSGLKTSILYFIQRETKKNPNFITENRNDICASIQYTIVNILMDKLKKAVKQTGIKQIAIGGGVSANSGIRLALTEAESNWGWTTYIPKFEYCTDNAAMIGIVGYLKYKEQDFSDQHITAKARYVI; the protein is encoded by the coding sequence GTGGAAAATAAAACTATTTATATTCTTGCCATAGAATCTTCCTGTGATGACACCTCAGCTGCTGTGATGTGCAACAATAAAACTTTAAGCAATATTGTGGCCACGCAAAAAATCCATGAGGAGTACGGCGGGGTCGTTCCGGAACTTGCCTCAAGGGCGCACCAGCAAAATATTGTCCCCGTGGTACACCAAGCCTTAGCCAAGGCAAATATCGATAAAAAACAGTTATCCGCCATAGCTTTTACTCGTGGACCAGGACTTATGGGATCTTTATTGGTTGGCACCTCCTTTGCCAAGTCGTTGGCCCTTGGACTAAACATCCCCTTAATTGAGGTAAATCATATGCAAGCCCATATTTTATCGCACTTTATAGAGGAGGATAATTACAAAACACCTTCCTTTCCTTTTTTGGCATTGACCATTAGCGGAGGGCATACCCAAATTGTTTTAGTGAAAAATTATTTTGACATGGAGGTTTTAGGGGAATCTCTAGATGATGCTGTAGGCGAAGCTTACGATAAAAGTGCGAAAATATTGGGACTTCCTTATCCAGGTGGTCCTTTGGTGGACCAATATGCGCAATTGGGCAATGCTAAGGCATTTCCTTTTCCAAAACCTAAAGTAGATGGGCTGAATTTTAGTTTTAGTGGATTAAAGACCAGTATTCTATACTTTATTCAACGGGAAACTAAAAAGAACCCCAATTTTATCACAGAAAATCGAAACGATATTTGCGCCTCCATCCAATACACCATCGTCAATATTTTAATGGATAAATTAAAGAAAGCCGTGAAACAGACTGGCATTAAGCAAATTGCAATTGGGGGAGGGGTATCCGCAAATTCGGGTATTAGACTAGCATTAACGGAAGCGGAAAGCAACTGGGGGTGGACTACCTACATCCCGAAATTTGAATATTGCACGGATAATGCCGCTATGATCGGAATTGTAGGTTATTTAAAATACAAGGAACAAGATTTTTCGGATCAACATATCACGGCCAAGGCACGCTATGTTATTTAG
- a CDS encoding DUF4159 domain-containing protein: MKQRIAIVFLIYVFTCPLVFGQEIAILKYSGGGDWYANPTSLPNLISFCNQNINTKINPKPATVETGSSNIFQYPFLHMTGHGNVYFSEEDAENLSTYLLGGGFLHIDDNYGMEPYLKKELTKVFPDKELIELAADHPIFKQQYHFPKGLPKIHEHDGKRPQAFGIFHENRLVLLFTFESDLGNGWEDSEVHNDPLDIRTKALEMGANIISYVFKN; this comes from the coding sequence ATGAAACAACGTATTGCAATTGTATTTCTAATTTATGTATTCACTTGCCCCTTAGTATTCGGTCAAGAAATTGCCATTTTAAAATACAGTGGCGGTGGCGATTGGTATGCCAATCCTACTTCACTCCCCAACTTGATCAGTTTTTGTAACCAAAACATAAACACCAAGATAAATCCCAAGCCAGCAACCGTAGAGACTGGCAGTTCAAATATTTTCCAATATCCATTTTTACATATGACCGGGCATGGCAATGTTTACTTTTCAGAAGAGGATGCTGAAAATCTCAGCACCTATCTTCTTGGAGGCGGATTTCTTCATATAGATGATAATTACGGTATGGAACCCTACCTAAAAAAAGAACTCACGAAAGTATTCCCTGACAAGGAACTGATTGAATTAGCTGCAGATCATCCAATTTTTAAACAACAGTATCATTTTCCAAAAGGACTGCCCAAAATACACGAACACGATGGGAAACGACCACAAGCCTTTGGCATCTTCCATGAAAATAGGCTAGTACTCCTGTTTACTTTTGAAAGTGATCTCGGGAATGGCTGGGAAGATTCAGAAGTTCATAACGACCCACTAGATATAAGGACCAAAGCCCTTGAAATGGGGGCAAACATAATCTCCTACGTTTTTAAAAACTAA
- the gap gene encoding type I glyceraldehyde-3-phosphate dehydrogenase has protein sequence MSNLKIGINGFGRIGRLVFRATVKRDNVDVVAINDLLDVEHMAYMLKYDSVHGKFDGTVEVKDGNLIVNGKTVRITAEKDPKNLKWDEVGAEIVAECTGIFTTLETAQYHIDGGAKKVVISAPSSNAPMFVMGVNHKDAKGSDTIVSNASCTTNCLAPMAKVLNDSFGIEEALMTTVHATTATQMTVDGPSRKDWRGGRSALLNIIPASTGAAKAVTKVIPSLKGKLTGMAFRVPTADVSVVDLTVRLEKETSYDEIKKAFKKASEGELKGILGYTEEAVVSQDFIGDPRTSIFDAGAGIELNSKFFKVISWYDNETGYSHKLVDLAQYIHTL, from the coding sequence ATGTCAAATTTAAAAATTGGGATTAACGGTTTTGGAAGAATTGGAAGATTAGTCTTCAGGGCAACCGTAAAAAGAGATAATGTAGATGTAGTTGCAATCAATGATTTGTTGGATGTAGAGCATATGGCTTATATGTTGAAGTACGATTCTGTACACGGAAAATTTGATGGTACCGTTGAAGTAAAGGACGGTAATCTGATTGTAAACGGTAAAACGGTACGTATTACTGCCGAAAAAGACCCAAAAAATTTAAAGTGGGATGAAGTAGGGGCTGAGATTGTTGCGGAATGTACCGGAATATTCACTACCTTGGAAACAGCTCAGTACCATATTGACGGAGGTGCCAAAAAAGTAGTAATCTCTGCACCATCGAGCAATGCGCCGATGTTTGTAATGGGAGTTAACCATAAGGATGCTAAAGGATCGGATACTATTGTTTCCAATGCATCTTGTACTACAAATTGCCTTGCGCCTATGGCAAAGGTATTGAATGATAGTTTTGGGATAGAGGAAGCTTTGATGACTACGGTTCATGCTACCACAGCTACACAAATGACGGTTGATGGTCCTTCTAGAAAGGATTGGAGAGGTGGAAGAAGTGCGCTTCTAAATATTATTCCAGCATCTACAGGAGCTGCAAAAGCGGTAACTAAGGTTATTCCTTCGTTAAAGGGAAAACTTACCGGGATGGCATTTAGGGTTCCAACTGCAGATGTTTCTGTAGTGGATCTAACGGTTAGATTGGAAAAGGAAACTTCTTACGATGAAATTAAGAAAGCATTTAAGAAAGCTTCCGAAGGTGAGTTGAAAGGAATTTTAGGATATACAGAGGAAGCAGTAGTTTCACAAGATTTTATCGGAGATCCAAGAACTAGTATTTTTGATGCAGGTGCTGGAATCGAGTTGAATTCTAAGTTTTTCAAAGTGATATCTTGGTATGATAACGAGACTGGATACTCTCATAAATTGGTAGACTTGGCTCAGTACATTCATACACTATAA
- a CDS encoding 16S rRNA (uracil(1498)-N(3))-methyltransferase: MQLFFHPDLNDATNEFSFPTDESKHIAKVLRKKTGDILWITNGNGILFEAEITNPNPKKCEGKVISKVTNPPKPYRLHMVVAPTKLNDRFEWFLEKATEIGVHEITPVICDHSERKIIKKERMEKVLQAAMKQSLQTYLPKLNDAISLSEFLKTPTSGELFIAHCEDQIKKELFHSLTPHKNTTILIGPEGDFSSAEIKLALANAYNPIALGETRLRTETAAVVACTTVAMVNLIR; encoded by the coding sequence ATGCAGCTGTTTTTCCATCCCGATTTAAATGATGCCACCAATGAATTTTCATTTCCTACCGATGAAAGCAAGCACATTGCCAAAGTATTGCGAAAAAAAACGGGCGATATCCTTTGGATCACCAATGGCAACGGCATTTTATTCGAAGCTGAGATCACCAACCCTAACCCTAAAAAATGCGAGGGAAAGGTGATTTCTAAAGTTACCAATCCCCCTAAGCCTTATAGATTGCATATGGTAGTGGCACCAACTAAACTGAACGATAGATTTGAGTGGTTTTTGGAAAAGGCCACTGAAATAGGTGTCCACGAGATTACTCCGGTCATATGTGATCATTCGGAACGCAAAATCATTAAAAAGGAACGCATGGAAAAGGTGCTACAAGCAGCAATGAAACAATCCCTGCAAACCTACCTTCCCAAATTAAATGATGCCATATCGCTTAGTGAGTTTTTAAAAACTCCTACTAGTGGCGAACTGTTTATTGCGCACTGTGAGGACCAAATAAAAAAGGAATTATTCCATAGTTTAACACCACATAAAAACACTACAATCTTAATTGGTCCGGAGGGGGACTTTTCCTCTGCAGAGATAAAATTGGCACTAGCTAATGCTTATAACCCAATAGCACTCGGAGAAACCAGATTGCGGACAGAAACTGCCGCAGTAGTTGCCTGCACCACAGTGGCCATGGTTAACTTAATACGCTAA